From a single Intestinibaculum porci genomic region:
- a CDS encoding shikimate kinase: protein MSNIVLIGIMGCGKSTVGKALAKALQYQFIDADDYLVDKYQMSIPDMFAISEDYFRDRESACLDDFVSKDHSVIAMGGGVIKRAENHPKLKKIGKVIYLDRPIEDIVNDVDTSGRPLLKDGAEKLYALDKERRALYEAAADVQLINDGSVEDMVAKIKDHWED from the coding sequence TTGGGATTATGGGCTGCGGGAAATCGACCGTGGGAAAAGCCTTAGCTAAAGCTTTGCAGTATCAATTTATTGATGCGGATGATTATCTGGTAGATAAATATCAGATGAGTATTCCTGATATGTTTGCGATCTCAGAAGATTACTTCCGTGATCGGGAAAGTGCCTGTTTGGATGACTTTGTCTCAAAAGATCACAGCGTCATCGCAATGGGCGGCGGGGTGATCAAAAGAGCAGAAAATCATCCTAAACTCAAAAAAATCGGTAAGGTTATTTATCTGGATCGGCCGATCGAAGATATCGTTAATGATGTCGATACCTCTGGTCGTCCTTTATTAAAAGACGGGGCGGAAAAGCTTTATGCCTTAGATAAAGAGCGGCGCGCCCTGTATGAAGCAGCGGCCGATGTGCAGCTCATCAATGATGGCAGCGTGGAAGATATGGTTGCGAAAATCAAGGATCATTGGGAAGATTAA